A region from the Achromobacter seleniivolatilans genome encodes:
- a CDS encoding cytochrome C, translated as MRPGSPRKRTGWRGGWAAAILLCAGPAMAGGLTAGGPVATTGADQLRQAVRADFVLQCAGCHRVDGRGSSRHGIPDFRQSVGAFVHLPAGREYLIRVPGAAHSQLNNAELAAVLNWVLTEFSAAQLPPDFHPYTEQEVAAARPQRYDDVVPVRHGLARTLSSMGFSLSDYSYGSDRKP; from the coding sequence ATGAGGCCTGGCTCGCCCCGCAAACGAACAGGATGGCGCGGCGGTTGGGCCGCCGCCATTCTGCTTTGCGCTGGTCCGGCCATGGCGGGTGGATTGACGGCGGGGGGCCCCGTAGCAACAACTGGCGCGGATCAACTGCGGCAGGCAGTGCGCGCCGATTTTGTGCTGCAGTGCGCAGGGTGCCACCGCGTGGACGGGCGCGGCAGCAGCCGGCACGGCATTCCAGACTTTCGGCAATCCGTGGGCGCTTTTGTGCATCTGCCTGCCGGGCGTGAATATCTGATCCGCGTTCCGGGCGCGGCGCATTCTCAATTGAATAATGCAGAGCTTGCAGCGGTGCTGAATTGGGTACTCACCGAGTTCAGCGCGGCGCAGTTGCCGCCGGACTTCCATCCCTATACCGAACAAGAAGTGGCGGCGGCACGGCCGCAACGCTATGACGATGTGGTGCCCGTGCGCCACGGTCTGGCGCGGACGCTCTCGTCAATGGGCTTCTCCTTGTCCGACTATTCGTATGGCAGCGACAGAAAACCGTGA
- a CDS encoding MauE/DoxX family redox-associated membrane protein → MNDPVLLYAASAALACVLLLGALEKLKDMPRFSAAVSAYGILPTGWGGAFARGFVLAEAAAGVLLLTPPWQAAGAVLALLVVAVATLGLVVNLARGHRDIDCGCGGPASRGLAGRGGGLSWWLVLRNAVLALWTLPVLVAAAGQGRHLQWADAASVFGLAMTAVGLYFTANHLLASHLKLRNL, encoded by the coding sequence ATGAACGATCCTGTGCTGCTCTACGCCGCCAGCGCCGCGCTGGCCTGCGTGTTGCTGTTGGGGGCGCTCGAAAAACTGAAGGACATGCCTCGATTTTCGGCTGCGGTATCCGCCTACGGCATTTTGCCTACGGGTTGGGGCGGCGCTTTTGCGCGGGGTTTTGTGCTGGCTGAGGCGGCGGCTGGCGTGTTGCTGCTGACGCCGCCCTGGCAAGCGGCAGGAGCCGTCCTGGCGTTGCTGGTGGTGGCGGTGGCCACGTTGGGTCTTGTCGTGAACCTGGCGCGCGGGCACCGCGATATCGACTGCGGCTGCGGCGGACCGGCATCGCGTGGGCTGGCTGGACGGGGCGGCGGTTTGTCCTGGTGGCTGGTGTTGCGCAATGCCGTTCTGGCGTTATGGACCCTGCCGGTGCTGGTGGCCGCCGCAGGCCAGGGCCGGCACTTGCAATGGGCGGATGCCGCTTCGGTCTTTGGCCTGGCGATGACCGCCGTTGGCCTGTACTTCACCGCCAATCACCTGTTGGCCTCGCATCTCAAGCTGCGCAATCTCTGA
- the styD gene encoding phenylacetaldehyde dehydrogenase StyD has protein sequence MSSANVLAGSAGSERPELGAIREFMLIDGKPVYEGQGGQIPVYDPATGQIIAHQPNAGPAQVDLAVQAARRAFESGAWHDTLPAGRERLLLKLADVLEAHGTELARLETLNNGKLLGVAQGLEVGAGAQWLRYMAGWATKITGDTLSLSIPFPPGVQYSAYTLAQPVGVVGAIIPWNFPLLMAIWKIAPALAAGCTVVLKPAEETPLTAIRLAELVLEAGFPPGVVNVITGRGETAGAALVAHPGIDKIAFTGSTEVGKLIGRAAMDDMKRVSLELGGKSPVIVLDDCDVDRAVQGAAAAIFFNQGQVCTAGSRLYVQKGLYAKVVQGLADVAASMTLGSGFDPATQIGPLISARHQKRVMDYIGIGRAEGGRVLTGGAAGEGAGYFVQPTVFADVRQDARIAQEEIFGPVVVAQSFDSLDDAVRLANDSAFGLGASIWSNDLSRVQRLIPRIDAGTLWVNTHNMLDPNMPFGGFKQSGIGREHGRAVLEMYLEKKSVCIAY, from the coding sequence ATGTCCTCAGCAAACGTATTGGCGGGTTCCGCCGGGTCCGAGCGCCCGGAACTGGGCGCGATCAGGGAATTCATGCTGATCGACGGCAAACCCGTTTACGAAGGACAGGGCGGCCAGATCCCGGTCTACGACCCGGCCACGGGTCAGATCATTGCGCATCAGCCCAACGCTGGCCCCGCGCAAGTGGACCTGGCCGTGCAGGCGGCGCGCCGGGCGTTCGAGTCTGGCGCCTGGCATGACACCTTGCCAGCGGGCCGAGAGCGTCTGTTGCTGAAGCTGGCGGACGTGCTTGAAGCGCATGGTACCGAGCTCGCCCGGCTGGAAACGCTGAACAACGGCAAGCTGCTTGGCGTGGCGCAGGGGCTGGAAGTGGGGGCGGGCGCGCAGTGGTTGCGCTATATGGCGGGCTGGGCCACCAAGATCACGGGCGACACGCTATCCCTGTCGATCCCGTTCCCACCGGGCGTTCAATACAGCGCGTACACGCTGGCGCAACCCGTGGGCGTTGTCGGCGCGATCATTCCGTGGAATTTCCCCTTGCTGATGGCGATCTGGAAGATCGCGCCCGCGCTGGCCGCTGGCTGCACCGTGGTGCTCAAACCTGCCGAGGAAACGCCCCTGACTGCGATAAGGCTGGCCGAGCTGGTGCTTGAGGCTGGTTTCCCGCCGGGCGTCGTCAATGTCATCACGGGACGGGGCGAAACCGCGGGCGCGGCGCTGGTGGCGCATCCGGGTATCGACAAGATCGCATTTACGGGTTCGACCGAGGTCGGCAAGCTGATCGGGCGGGCCGCAATGGACGACATGAAGCGGGTGTCGCTGGAACTGGGTGGAAAGTCTCCCGTGATCGTGCTGGATGATTGCGATGTGGACCGCGCCGTGCAGGGAGCCGCCGCCGCAATCTTCTTCAATCAAGGGCAAGTGTGTACGGCGGGTTCCCGCTTGTATGTGCAGAAGGGCCTGTATGCCAAGGTGGTGCAGGGCTTGGCCGATGTGGCGGCCAGCATGACGCTGGGCTCCGGCTTTGACCCTGCCACGCAGATCGGTCCGCTGATCTCGGCCCGCCATCAGAAACGTGTGATGGACTACATCGGTATCGGCCGAGCGGAAGGCGGGCGGGTCCTGACCGGCGGGGCTGCTGGCGAAGGGGCCGGCTACTTCGTTCAGCCCACCGTATTTGCCGATGTGCGGCAAGACGCGCGGATCGCCCAGGAAGAAATTTTCGGCCCCGTAGTCGTGGCGCAGTCCTTCGACAGTCTTGATGATGCCGTGCGGCTGGCCAATGACAGCGCATTTGGTCTGGGCGCCAGCATCTGGAGCAATGACTTGTCCCGGGTGCAGCGCCTGATTCCGCGCATCGATGCGGGCACGTTGTGGGTCAACACGCACAACATGTTGGACCCCAATATGCCGTTCGGCGGGTTCAAGCAATCTGGCATCGGCCGTGAGCATGGCCGCGCCGTGCTGGAGATGTACCTGGAGAAGAAATCCGTCTGCATTGCGTACTAG
- a CDS encoding transporter yields the protein MAGKSCSRARLGAAVALACAGASQSAWAGDPSARDWIPAPVGTNIVAGYLAGLRSSGLYSEGKRVEGASVDVNALVYRQMHYRDFYGKTVQLEFIVPMYRTSLDLPGAPGDHQTGIGDLTLGSAIWLYNNEQTKTWFAWEPFVVAPVGRYDRSRPDVSPGKNRWSTIQDFSFVKGVGESTFLEAIAEVEIYGRNTDWYGQTLKKDPSFRFFALASTNLTPDTYTGIRYRYETGGRETSSGETVATRARNHQLAVELTHQINDANQIQMQYIHDLKVENGPRMRGVQLRYVYAF from the coding sequence ATGGCAGGCAAGTCATGTAGCCGCGCCCGGCTGGGCGCAGCAGTTGCACTGGCATGCGCCGGTGCTTCGCAATCGGCGTGGGCGGGAGACCCCAGCGCGCGCGATTGGATACCCGCGCCAGTTGGTACCAATATCGTCGCGGGATACTTGGCGGGCTTGCGCTCGTCAGGGCTGTATTCCGAGGGCAAGCGTGTAGAGGGCGCGTCGGTCGACGTCAATGCGCTGGTCTATCGTCAGATGCACTACCGCGACTTCTACGGCAAGACCGTACAGCTGGAATTCATTGTGCCGATGTACCGGACGTCGTTGGATTTGCCTGGTGCGCCAGGCGATCATCAGACGGGTATAGGCGACCTGACCTTGGGCTCGGCGATCTGGCTCTACAACAACGAGCAGACCAAAACGTGGTTCGCATGGGAGCCTTTTGTGGTGGCGCCTGTGGGGCGTTATGACCGCTCGCGCCCGGATGTTTCGCCAGGCAAAAACCGCTGGTCCACGATTCAGGATTTCTCTTTCGTGAAAGGGGTGGGCGAATCCACGTTTCTTGAAGCCATTGCCGAAGTGGAAATCTATGGCCGCAATACGGACTGGTACGGGCAGACGCTGAAAAAAGATCCGTCCTTCCGATTCTTCGCCTTGGCGTCGACCAATCTGACGCCCGATACCTACACCGGTATCCGCTACCGCTATGAGACAGGCGGCCGCGAAACGTCTTCGGGTGAAACCGTTGCTACCCGCGCCCGCAATCACCAGTTGGCCGTCGAATTGACCCATCAGATCAACGACGCCAACCAGATTCAGATGCAGTACATCCACGACCTGAAGGTCGAGAACGGACCCAGGATGCGTGGCGTGCAATTGCGCTACGTCTACGCGTTCTAA
- a CDS encoding helix-turn-helix domain-containing protein, translating into MSSSVLHSVPRQFLDCASWQESISSTFVPLEVSAVFPSRFRNSVAVGSLGWMQVSELRSSAQRVRRSKLLAGRSEEAGYKVTLQLAGRSEIRQSSRSALLMPGEWSIYDTTRPYEVDVDDGAHFLVMQVPGKHTEAWQPFMQNAVARTFSGSQGCGRMAMDLLRVALGEHAHLSESAARDAANAVLQMMGLDISERAGGLAEQDQAGLRQAQLRRVQQHILENLHDPALSPATAAAAFRMSRRYLYNLFAQAATTPADFILSARLERCRDVLCDTAQSARQIGDIAYRFGFSDAARFSHAFRKRFGASPSEYRRHGRTTLA; encoded by the coding sequence ATGTCATCATCCGTTTTGCACAGCGTGCCCAGGCAATTCCTGGATTGCGCCAGTTGGCAGGAAAGCATCAGCAGCACTTTCGTTCCGTTGGAAGTGTCTGCCGTATTTCCCTCGCGCTTTCGCAACAGCGTCGCGGTGGGTTCGCTGGGCTGGATGCAGGTCAGCGAACTGCGCAGCAGCGCGCAGCGCGTGCGCCGCAGCAAGTTGCTGGCGGGCCGCTCGGAAGAAGCCGGGTACAAGGTCACGCTGCAATTGGCGGGCCGTAGCGAAATTCGTCAGTCCAGCCGCAGCGCATTGCTGATGCCGGGCGAATGGAGCATCTACGACACCACCCGGCCCTACGAAGTCGATGTCGATGATGGCGCGCATTTTCTGGTGATGCAGGTGCCGGGCAAGCACACTGAAGCCTGGCAGCCATTCATGCAAAACGCCGTGGCCCGCACGTTTAGCGGCAGCCAAGGTTGCGGCCGCATGGCCATGGATTTGTTGCGCGTGGCCCTGGGCGAACACGCCCACCTGTCCGAAAGCGCCGCGCGCGATGCGGCCAATGCCGTGTTGCAGATGATGGGGCTGGACATCAGCGAGCGGGCAGGGGGGCTGGCCGAACAAGATCAGGCCGGGTTACGTCAGGCCCAGTTGCGCCGCGTGCAGCAGCATATTCTTGAAAACCTGCATGACCCGGCGTTGTCGCCGGCGACGGCGGCAGCCGCGTTCAGGATGTCGCGGCGGTATCTGTACAACTTGTTTGCGCAAGCTGCCACCACACCCGCCGACTTTATTCTCAGCGCCCGGCTGGAACGCTGCCGGGACGTGCTGTGCGACACCGCGCAGTCTGCCCGGCAGATTGGCGATATCGCATACCGTTTTGGTTTTTCAGATGCTGCCCGTTTCAGTCATGCGTTCCGAAAACGTTTTGGCGCATCACCCTCTGAATACCGGCGGCATGGCCGGACTACGCTTGCTTAG
- the mauD gene encoding methylamine dehydrogenase accessory protein MauD, which produces MDALIISNFLLWGVVLCLVLVILALSRQIGVLYERVAPMGALTMDKGPGVGEAAPRFELSDLLGRRVTIGERGQHSQLLFFLSPTCPVCKKLLPILKSVASTESAWLRIVLASDGEMPEHLAFYKQAGLERFPYLLSAELGMKFQISKLPYAVLMDESGILRAKGLINSREQLESLFTAKELGVASVQDFLAAGNLEETRISRKESGNAMAG; this is translated from the coding sequence ATGGATGCCTTGATCATTTCCAATTTCCTGTTGTGGGGGGTGGTGCTATGCCTGGTGCTGGTCATCCTGGCCTTGTCCCGCCAAATCGGTGTGTTGTACGAACGCGTGGCGCCGATGGGGGCGCTGACCATGGACAAAGGTCCCGGCGTGGGTGAAGCCGCGCCGCGCTTCGAACTTTCCGATCTGCTTGGACGTCGCGTGACCATCGGCGAACGGGGGCAGCACAGCCAGTTGCTGTTCTTCCTGTCGCCCACCTGTCCGGTGTGCAAGAAGCTGTTGCCCATTCTGAAATCGGTCGCCAGCACGGAAAGCGCCTGGCTGCGTATTGTGTTGGCCAGCGATGGTGAAATGCCTGAACATCTGGCGTTCTACAAGCAAGCCGGGCTGGAGCGTTTCCCGTATCTGCTGTCGGCAGAGCTGGGCATGAAGTTTCAGATCAGCAAGCTGCCGTATGCGGTGCTGATGGACGAATCGGGCATCTTGCGCGCCAAAGGCCTGATCAATTCACGCGAGCAACTCGAAAGCCTGTTCACGGCCAAGGAACTGGGCGTGGCGTCAGTTCAAGACTTCCTGGCCGCAGGCAACCTGGAAGAGACCCGCATTTCCCGCAAGGAGAGTGGCAATGCAATGGCTGGATAA
- a CDS encoding methylamine dehydrogenase light chain, translated as MQWLDKLSERATRSVAHTTSRRSVLNRIGKMLVGTAFLMPVLPVARSAPAAAKKPQMDDTACDYWRYCAVDGFLCSCCGGSMTSCPPGTSPSAVSWVGTCHNPLDGKDYLISYNDCCGKTACGKCMCAAAERERPGYQMFLHNDVNWCMSNESSIFHCTTSVIVGLAKAKPAS; from the coding sequence ATGCAATGGCTGGATAAACTCTCTGAGCGCGCTACGCGATCGGTGGCGCACACCACGTCGCGCCGCAGCGTGCTCAACCGCATTGGCAAGATGCTGGTCGGAACCGCTTTTCTGATGCCGGTGCTGCCGGTGGCGCGTTCGGCCCCGGCAGCCGCCAAGAAGCCGCAGATGGACGACACCGCATGCGACTACTGGCGCTATTGCGCAGTGGACGGATTTCTTTGTTCCTGCTGCGGCGGCAGCATGACGTCGTGCCCGCCGGGTACCTCGCCGTCGGCCGTCTCGTGGGTGGGCACCTGCCACAACCCGTTAGATGGCAAGGACTACCTGATCAGCTACAACGATTGCTGCGGCAAGACCGCGTGCGGCAAATGTATGTGCGCGGCGGCGGAGCGTGAACGGCCGGGTTATCAGATGTTTTTGCACAACGATGTGAACTGGTGCATGTCCAACGAGTCTTCGATCTTCCACTGCACGACCTCGGTGATTGTGGGGCTGGCCAAGGCGAAGCCTGCATCATGA
- a CDS encoding epoxyqueuosine reductase QueH, with protein sequence MSELVRPKLDLPVGRSKVLMHSCCAPCSGEVMEAMTASGIDYAIYFYNPNIHPVKEYEIRKQENIRFAEQHGIEFIDADYDMDNWFDRVKGLEDSPERGERCTACFDMRFERTALYAHEHGFDTITSSLGISRWKDMNQINGCGERAAGRYDDLVYWTYNWRKGGGSARMIEISKRENFYQQEYCGCVYSLRDTNRHRRSQGRERIHIGVKFYGKEDLINEEQL encoded by the coding sequence ATGTCTGAACTCGTGCGTCCCAAACTCGACCTGCCCGTTGGCCGCAGCAAGGTGCTGATGCACTCCTGCTGCGCGCCCTGTTCCGGTGAAGTCATGGAAGCCATGACGGCCTCCGGTATCGACTACGCGATCTACTTCTACAACCCGAACATCCATCCGGTCAAAGAATACGAGATCCGCAAGCAGGAGAACATCCGCTTCGCCGAGCAGCACGGCATTGAATTCATCGATGCCGACTACGACATGGACAACTGGTTCGACCGCGTCAAGGGGCTGGAAGACTCGCCCGAACGCGGCGAACGTTGCACCGCCTGCTTCGACATGCGCTTTGAACGCACCGCGCTCTACGCCCACGAGCACGGGTTCGATACGATCACCAGCTCGCTGGGGATCTCGCGCTGGAAAGACATGAACCAGATCAACGGTTGCGGCGAACGCGCCGCAGGCCGCTATGACGATCTGGTTTACTGGACGTACAACTGGCGCAAGGGCGGCGGCTCCGCCCGCATGATTGAAATCAGCAAGCGCGAGAACTTCTACCAGCAGGAATATTGCGGCTGCGTCTATTCGTTGCGCGACACGAATCGCCATCGCCGTTCGCAAGGCCGTGAACGCATCCACATCGGCGTCAAGTTCTACGGCAAAGAAGACCTGATCAACGAAGAACAGCTCTAA
- a CDS encoding amine dehydrogenase large subunit, which produces MIAFRARSRASRAGRWALCAALLGASGLTWADLPIEELKGGTRLPPATPHRLYVMDAAFNHLVDSRVNIYDGDSLKFLGLVPTSFNGHMTVSADGRDIYVMTTYYERLNRGKRTDVIEAWDAETLTPKYEVPIPQKRAQALNYRNYLRQSTDGSLLFVQNATPATSVTIVDLKSRQFADEVTAAAGCWSIIPLPSRPRSFATICGDGALLTIDLDAAGKPSAQQRSKPMFDLEKDPIFTHTENLGDTFYFVSYNGNVYSADFSGPEVSFGAPWPLLDKSGKDRGWRPGGYNLLAVNQATKRLYVGMHPNGVEGSHKTPAAEIWVYDLVTHKRLARVPGKNALSMSVSQDDKPRLFTIDGGNVNIFDAQPAAPVFKGTIQAAGETALQVEPQPAGGAR; this is translated from the coding sequence ATGATTGCGTTTCGTGCCAGATCGCGCGCATCGCGGGCCGGACGGTGGGCGTTGTGCGCCGCTTTGCTTGGCGCCTCGGGCCTGACTTGGGCAGACCTGCCGATCGAAGAACTCAAGGGCGGCACGCGGCTGCCTCCCGCCACGCCGCACCGGCTGTACGTCATGGACGCAGCCTTCAACCACCTGGTCGACAGCCGGGTCAATATTTACGACGGCGACTCTTTGAAGTTTCTGGGGCTTGTGCCGACCTCGTTTAACGGCCACATGACGGTGTCCGCCGATGGCCGCGACATCTATGTCATGACGACCTATTACGAACGCTTGAACCGCGGCAAGCGAACCGACGTCATCGAAGCCTGGGACGCCGAAACCCTGACGCCCAAATACGAGGTGCCCATTCCGCAGAAGCGCGCTCAGGCGTTGAACTACCGCAATTATTTGCGGCAGAGCACGGACGGCAGTCTGCTGTTCGTGCAGAACGCCACGCCAGCAACGTCGGTCACCATTGTGGATCTGAAGTCGCGCCAGTTCGCTGACGAAGTCACTGCCGCCGCCGGCTGCTGGAGCATCATTCCGCTGCCGTCACGGCCGCGCAGCTTTGCGACGATTTGCGGCGACGGCGCGTTGCTCACCATTGACCTGGACGCGGCTGGCAAGCCGTCCGCGCAGCAGCGCAGCAAGCCGATGTTCGACCTGGAAAAGGACCCCATCTTCACGCACACCGAGAATCTGGGCGACACCTTTTATTTTGTGTCCTACAACGGCAACGTGTACAGCGCTGACTTCAGCGGCCCTGAAGTCAGCTTTGGCGCACCGTGGCCGCTGTTGGACAAGTCCGGCAAGGACCGGGGCTGGCGGCCAGGCGGCTACAACCTGCTGGCCGTGAATCAAGCCACGAAACGCCTGTATGTGGGCATGCACCCGAACGGCGTGGAAGGGTCGCACAAGACGCCGGCCGCTGAGATCTGGGTTTACGACCTGGTCACACACAAGCGGCTGGCGCGCGTGCCGGGCAAGAACGCGTTGTCGATGTCCGTTTCGCAAGACGACAAGCCGCGCCTGTTCACCATCGATGGCGGCAACGTCAATATTTTCGATGCGCAACCGGCGGCGCCGGTGTTCAAAGGCACCATTCAGGCGGCAGGCGAAACGGCCTTGCAAGTGGAGCCGCAACCGGCAGGAGGCGCACGATGA
- the glnE gene encoding bifunctional [glutamate--ammonia ligase]-adenylyl-L-tyrosine phosphorylase/[glutamate--ammonia-ligase] adenylyltransferase, whose translation MSSSTMLAPALAWSGHLRRRLDAHPDQAAWLEKAVEQPVTPALMAQWQSELAGPDAPDILPVDACRKVLRKLRERVFSVLIVRDLAGHADLEEVVGAMTQLADIAVAAAYRSVAADLAAVHGVPRDPATGKPQEMLIVGMGKLGGCELNVSSDIDLIMLYGEEGETDGPRRISHHEFYGRLTRRMMPVISEVDENGQVFRTDLRLRPDGDSGPLAWSLDALEHYLIGQGREWERYAWLKARLMPAQAFEGSDSATQARQLESLRVPFVYRKYFDFDALAALRSLRERIRQDWQRRAMARNGIDSANNIKLGDGGIREIEFVVQLAQLIRGGRMPALQKRGLLEALHAEQVAGLIPEEDARRLEEAYRYLRRTEHALQYREDEQTHLLPGDPEQRAALAAALGMSPQDFETTLAAHRQFVSQTFRNVFRMVGMGEQEEPATPAEGAGAQDEPGNECELAEQIRQAFGDEAQDLLRRTETLLGSHRVRSLPESSRRRMEALLPAALRAARQTSAPLDAAVRLFDLIEKIAQRSAYLALLAEYPDTLARVARMVAASPWAAQYLTQHPLLLDSLIDWRTLFEPLDFTQIARQLTADLDACRLPDGSPDIERQMNLMRDVQRQASFQLLAQDLEGELTVEKLADQLSALADLLLTETIRRSWPLVNKVEGAQPHFAVIAYGKLGGKELGYASDLDLVFLFDDAREDAAEVYAKLGRRMSSWLSTMTSSGRLYEVDLRLRPDGDAGLLAVSMEAFEQYQNKHAWAWEHQALTRARYASGDAAVGARFEQIRAAILVQPRDPAALREEVLAMREKINAGHPNTSQKFDLKHDRGGMVDVEFVTQYLVLCYAGTHPVLVHNLGNITLLRLAGEAGLIAPELAARAADAYRVLRRVQHQLRMQGVEKARVAPDQLIDERAAVRELWTAVLG comes from the coding sequence ATGTCATCGTCCACTATGCTCGCCCCCGCCCTCGCCTGGTCCGGTCATCTGCGCCGCCGCCTGGATGCCCACCCGGACCAGGCCGCCTGGCTGGAAAAAGCCGTCGAACAGCCGGTGACGCCTGCACTCATGGCGCAATGGCAATCCGAATTGGCTGGCCCAGATGCGCCGGACATCCTGCCTGTGGATGCCTGCCGCAAGGTATTGCGCAAATTGCGCGAGCGCGTCTTCAGCGTTCTGATCGTGCGCGACCTGGCGGGCCACGCTGATTTGGAAGAAGTGGTGGGCGCGATGACCCAGTTGGCGGACATTGCGGTGGCTGCGGCCTATCGCAGTGTGGCTGCCGACCTGGCAGCGGTGCACGGCGTGCCGCGCGATCCGGCCACAGGCAAACCCCAAGAAATGCTGATTGTCGGAATGGGCAAGCTGGGCGGCTGCGAATTGAATGTGTCGTCAGACATCGACCTGATCATGCTGTACGGCGAGGAAGGCGAAACCGATGGCCCCCGCCGCATCAGCCATCACGAGTTCTACGGCCGCCTGACGCGGCGCATGATGCCCGTGATATCCGAAGTGGACGAGAACGGTCAGGTGTTCCGTACCGACCTGCGCCTGCGGCCGGATGGCGATTCGGGTCCGCTGGCCTGGAGCCTGGACGCCTTGGAACACTACCTGATCGGCCAGGGCCGCGAATGGGAACGCTATGCCTGGCTCAAGGCCCGCTTGATGCCCGCCCAGGCATTTGAAGGCAGCGACAGCGCCACACAGGCGCGCCAGCTGGAAAGCCTGCGCGTGCCCTTTGTCTATCGCAAGTATTTCGACTTCGATGCGTTAGCCGCCCTGCGTTCGCTGCGTGAGCGCATCCGTCAAGACTGGCAGCGGCGCGCTATGGCGCGTAACGGCATCGACAGCGCAAACAATATCAAGCTGGGCGACGGCGGCATCCGCGAAATCGAATTCGTCGTGCAACTGGCGCAGCTGATTCGCGGCGGGCGCATGCCCGCACTGCAAAAGCGCGGCCTTCTGGAAGCCTTGCACGCGGAGCAGGTCGCCGGCCTGATCCCCGAGGAAGATGCCCGGCGCCTGGAAGAAGCCTACCGCTACCTGCGCCGCACCGAGCACGCCTTGCAGTACCGCGAAGATGAGCAAACGCACCTGCTTCCCGGCGACCCTGAACAGCGCGCCGCGCTGGCTGCCGCCCTGGGGATGAGCCCGCAGGACTTCGAAACCACGCTGGCCGCGCACCGCCAGTTCGTTTCGCAGACTTTCCGCAACGTCTTCCGCATGGTTGGCATGGGGGAGCAGGAAGAGCCGGCCACGCCAGCAGAGGGCGCCGGCGCCCAGGACGAACCCGGCAACGAATGTGAACTGGCCGAGCAGATCCGTCAGGCCTTTGGCGACGAGGCCCAGGACTTGTTGCGCCGGACGGAAACCCTGTTGGGCAGCCACCGCGTTCGCAGCCTGCCCGAAAGCAGCCGCCGGCGCATGGAGGCTTTGCTTCCCGCCGCGCTGCGCGCCGCACGCCAGACTTCCGCACCGCTGGACGCCGCCGTCAGGCTGTTCGACCTGATCGAAAAAATTGCCCAGCGCAGCGCGTATCTGGCGCTTCTGGCCGAATACCCTGATACCCTGGCTCGCGTGGCGCGTATGGTGGCGGCCAGCCCCTGGGCCGCGCAATACCTGACGCAACATCCCTTGCTGCTCGACAGCCTGATCGACTGGCGCACGCTGTTCGAGCCTTTGGACTTCACGCAAATCGCCCGTCAGTTGACGGCAGACCTGGATGCTTGCCGGCTGCCGGATGGCAGCCCTGACATCGAACGCCAGATGAATCTGATGCGCGATGTGCAACGCCAGGCCAGCTTCCAGCTGCTGGCGCAGGATCTGGAAGGCGAGCTGACGGTGGAAAAGCTGGCAGACCAATTGTCGGCATTGGCCGACCTGCTGCTGACCGAGACCATACGCCGCTCCTGGCCGCTGGTGAACAAGGTTGAAGGCGCCCAGCCGCACTTTGCTGTCATTGCCTACGGCAAGCTGGGCGGCAAGGAGCTGGGTTATGCGTCTGATCTGGATCTGGTTTTCTTGTTTGACGATGCACGCGAAGATGCCGCAGAGGTCTACGCCAAGCTCGGCCGGCGCATGAGCTCCTGGCTGTCAACCATGACCTCGTCAGGCCGGCTGTACGAAGTGGACTTGCGCCTGCGTCCCGACGGCGACGCCGGTCTGCTGGCGGTTTCCATGGAGGCCTTTGAGCAATACCAGAACAAGCACGCCTGGGCCTGGGAGCATCAGGCGCTGACCCGCGCCCGGTATGCGTCGGGCGACGCTGCTGTCGGCGCCCGCTTCGAGCAGATCCGGGCAGCCATCCTGGTCCAGCCACGGGACCCCGCTGCACTGCGCGAAGAAGTGCTGGCCATGCGCGAAAAGATTAACGCGGGCCACCCGAACACCAGCCAGAAATTCGACTTGAAGCACGACCGCGGCGGCATGGTCGATGTGGAATTCGTCACCCAATACCTGGTGCTTTGCTATGCAGGCACGCATCCGGTGCTGGTGCACAACCTGGGCAACATCACCCTGCTGCGCCTGGCTGGCGAAGCGGGGCTGATCGCCCCGGAACTGGCCGCGCGGGCAGCCGATGCCTACCGCGTCTTGCGCCGTGTACAGCATCAATTGCGCATGCAGGGCGTAGAGAAAGCCCGGGTGGCGCCTGACCAATTGATCGATGAACGGGCCGCCGTGCGCGAACTCTGGACGGCGGTGCTGGGATGA